The sequence TAAATATCAACTTCTTCCCATTTCGCTTGAATTTCAGGTTCGCGCTTCGGCAAATTGCCCCGCATCGGAAAATCTGTTTTTGGCATTAATAATGTGTCTTTGTAATCCATTATACTTCCTCCATCTATTCACTAGTAAAAAAAGACAAATAAAAAAACCTTCACATCCCTAAAAGGGACGAGAAGGTTTTCCCGCGGTACCACCCTTGTAGATAAAAATAAATTTTATCCGCTCCTATCATTTTTAACGCAAATGAAACGCCTACGCCTACTACAAATTAGCAAATTTATGCTAGATTTTCAGCAAAGGAACTCAAGGGTGATCTTCCGAACTTAGGCTTATTACTAGGCTTCCACCACCCCTAGTTCGCTGTTTATAAGAATATAAGTCGTACTGTCCCTATCTTCGTCAATTTTAATTTATATATTAAGATTTTTAAAAATTATATTCCTTTTCGTGATAAACGTCAAGTTATGCTAAGGAATCTTCTTCTTTTAAAGCATTTAACTCTGTTGCATCCAACTCATATTGTAAAAGATGATCCCAATCGTCCGTATTTAGCAAGTCTAGCTGAGCTTCAATTAACATTTTAAAACGAGTTCTAAATACTTTAGACTGTTTCTTCAATTCCTCGATTTCCATCGCAATTTTTCTAGCTTTTGATAAAGATTCATTGACAATTCGATCTGAATTTTTTTCGGCTTCTTTGATAATTAGTTTTGCTTCTTTTTGTGCATTACGCTTTACCTCTTCAGCAGCCTCTTGGGCAACGAGGATGGATTTATTGAGTGTCTCTTCAATTGTGTTGAAGTGTCCTACACGTTCAGACATTTCATTTAGACGCTCTTCTAATTCTTTTTTTTCACGGATAACCATTTCGTAGTCCTTGATTACTTGATCAAGGAATTCATTGACTTCATCCTCATCATAGCCGCGGAACCCTTTACTAAACTCCTTATTATGTATATCTAATGGCGTTAATGGCATAGTGCCACCTCCCAAGTATTTTCTCTAGTTTGTCACTGTTACC is a genomic window of Niallia sp. XMNu-256 containing:
- a CDS encoding DivIVA domain-containing protein; this encodes MPLTPLDIHNKEFSKGFRGYDEDEVNEFLDQVIKDYEMVIREKKELEERLNEMSERVGHFNTIEETLNKSILVAQEAAEEVKRNAQKEAKLIIKEAEKNSDRIVNESLSKARKIAMEIEELKKQSKVFRTRFKMLIEAQLDLLNTDDWDHLLQYELDATELNALKEEDSLA